One part of the Sesamum indicum cultivar Zhongzhi No. 13 linkage group LG14, S_indicum_v1.0, whole genome shotgun sequence genome encodes these proteins:
- the LOC105177013 gene encoding uncharacterized protein LOC105177013 isoform X2 yields MTKLSWISLFCTNGEEYPLHRTTFEMSFTFDKLMNIGEYEETIGTCLVFNESDEAPIVHEEAGPSETNLFSGRCIVDPKQTPAKQVNAVATLNKVLKFRLFLEADNKGVADKQDNKPS; encoded by the exons ATGACAAAATTAAGCTG GATATCTCTGTTTTGTACAAATGGTGAAGAGTATCCACTTCACAGAACTACTTTCGAGATGTCTTTTACGTTTGATAAATTGATGAAT ATTGGAGAATACGAAGAAACAATTGGGACCTGTCTGGTTTTCAATGAAAGTG ATGAAGCGCCTATTGTTCACGAAGAGGCAGGTCCATCAGAAACAAACCTTTTCTCTGGAAGATGCATAGTCGACCCCAAGCAAACCCCAGCCAAGCAAGTTAATGCAGTAGCAACTCTAAATAAGGTTCTTAAGTTCAGACTATTTTTGGAAGCCGACAACAAAGGTGTAGCAGACAAACAAGACAATAAGCCATCTTGA
- the LOC105177013 gene encoding general transcription factor 3C polypeptide 6 isoform X1, whose translation MKESESEVREKEEVEAEEEEEYVLLDLDGVSDHVQIPPNAPYVLSGLDTLNPILTIDDKIKLIGEYEETIGTCLVFNESDEAPIVHEEAGPSETNLFSGRCIVDPKQTPAKQVNAVATLNKVLKFRLFLEADNKGVADKQDNKPS comes from the exons ATGAAGGAATCTGAATCCGAGGTACGAGAAAAGGAAGAAGTAGAAgcggaggaagaagaagagtatGTTCTGCTTGATTTGGACGGCGTTTCGGACCATGTTCAGATTCCGCCAAACGCGCCATACGTACTCTCG GGTCTGGATACACTCAACCCAATTCTGACAATAGATGACAAAATTAAGCTG ATTGGAGAATACGAAGAAACAATTGGGACCTGTCTGGTTTTCAATGAAAGTG ATGAAGCGCCTATTGTTCACGAAGAGGCAGGTCCATCAGAAACAAACCTTTTCTCTGGAAGATGCATAGTCGACCCCAAGCAAACCCCAGCCAAGCAAGTTAATGCAGTAGCAACTCTAAATAAGGTTCTTAAGTTCAGACTATTTTTGGAAGCCGACAACAAAGGTGTAGCAGACAAACAAGACAATAAGCCATCTTGA
- the LOC105177014 gene encoding CBS domain-containing protein CBSX5 produces the protein MAVRLLAYEVADLCLGKPPLPSLSSSATVADAIAALKASPEDFISVWSCDHSSRRNLDCVCVGKICMVDVICYLCREENLSAPGLALKSPVSVLLPSVKGLVRHLEPSSSLLEAIDLTLQGAQNLVVPIKSSTTSISKRRQLQKSSASISPTIHNGQEFCWLTQEDIIRFLLSSISLFSPIPMLSVDALGTISNDFLSVEYYRPASSAIGAISRSLVDQTSVAVVDNEGTLIGEISPFTLACCDETAAAAITTLSAGDLMAYTDSCGPPEELIRVVEARLKERNLDGMLKEFMISPFSVDPSNSSSSDEELPLPTKALSRPDRYSRSSSQSARRRRRTEAIVCHPGSSLVAVMIQAITHRVNYIWVIEDDCSIVGIVTFAKMLEVFRKHLASMI, from the exons ATGGCAGTTCGCTTGTTGGCGTATGAGGTGGCTGATCTCTGCCTAGGCAAGCCGCCGCTGCCCTCGCTGTCCTCCTCCGCCACCGTTGCCGACGCCATTGCCGCCCTCAAGGCCTCCCCCGAGGATTTTATCAGCGTTTGGAGTTGCGACCACTCGTCGAGGAGAAATCTGGACTGCGTGTGCGTGGGGAAGATCTGCATGGTGGATGTGATTTGCTATCTTTGCAGAGAGGAGAATTTGTCTGCGCCGGGTTTGGCTTTGAAGTCTCCGGTGTCTGTTTTGCTGCCGAGTGTCAAGGGCTTGGTGAGGCACCTTGAACCCTCTTCGAG CTTACTAGAAGCCATAGATCTTACCCTCCAAGGTGCCCAAAACCTTGTTGTCCCTATAAAGAGCAGCACCACCAGCATTTCAAAGAGAAGGCAACTTCAGAAATCCTCGGCTTCCATTAGCCCGACCATTCACAACGGCCAAGAGTTCTGCTGGCTAACACAAGAAGATATAATCAGGTTCCTTCTCAGCTCAATCAGCCTATTCTCTCCCATTCCGATGCTCTCAGTCGACGCCCTCGGCACCATAAGCAATGATTTCCTGTCTGTAGAGTACTATCGCCCGGCCTCTTCAGCAATTGGGGCCATTTCACGCTCCCTTGTGGATCAAACTTCGGTTGCAGTGGTTGACAATGAAGGTACACTGATAGGCGAGATTTCCCCCTTCACTCTGGCCTGCTGCGATGAGACGGCCGCAGCTGCCATCACAACTCTGTCGGCCGGGGATCTCATGGCCTACACTGACAGTTGTGGGCCTCCGGAGGAACTGATTAGAGTCGTGGAGGCTAGGCTGAAGGAGAGAAATTTAGACGGAATGCTGAAGGAATTCATGATCAGCCCATTCAGTGTGGACCCGTCCAATTCCTCCTCCTCTGATGAGGAATTGCCACTTCCCACCAAGGCATTGTCTAGGCCTGACCGGTATAGCCGGTCGAGCAGCCAGTCAGCccggaggaggaggaggaccGAGGCAATTGTGTGCCATCCAGGGAGTTCTTTGGTGGCGGTCATGATCCAGGCAATAACGCACCGTGTGAATTACATTTGGGTGATTGAAGATGACTGCAGTATAGTTGGGATTGTAACTTTTGCCAAGATGTTGGAAGTTTTTCGCAAACATTTGGCGTCTATGATCTGA
- the LOC105177015 gene encoding ribosome biogenesis protein BRX1 homolog 1, with protein sequence MGNKRKHSEAEAAVDVKKDDSAPERPKRTLLGFKNSDEDKKENDSFRVGFRNKEKVLVTCSRRISFRYRHLMLNLVDLLPHCKKDNKVESKESKGTALNELVELKSCSSCLFFECRKGKDLYLWMAKCPNGPSVKFLVNAVHTMEELKLTGNHLKGSRPILTFSSNFDKSPHWKLLKEMISQIFGTPKDHRKSKPYHDHVFVFSIADDHIWFRNYQISCPHGGAQKLDRGDLEKMTLVEVGPRFCLNPIKIFGGSFGGPTLYENPFYVSPNQIRSLDKRQKAGKYAKKVKAKTRRKMHELENPLEVDEFADMWNE encoded by the exons ATGGGTAATAAGCGAAAACACAGTGAAGCCGAGGCTGCGGTCGATGTGAAGAAGGACGATAGTGCGCCAGAAAGGCCGAAGAGGACGCTTCTTGGCTTTAAGAACAGTGATGAAGATAAGAAGGAGAATGACAGTTTTCGTGTGGGTTTTCGGAATAAAGAGAAAGTCTTGGTCACTTGTTCGCGCCGCATTAGTTTCAG GTATCGGCATTTGATGTTGAACTTGGTTGACCTTCTGCCTCACTGTAAGAAAGATAACAAGGTCGAGTCCAAGGAGAGTAAAGGGACTGCTTTGAATGAGCTCGTTGAGCTCAAGAGCTGCtcttcttgtttgttttttgag TGCAGGAAAGGCAAAGACCTCTACTTATGGATGGCCAAGTGCCCCAATGGTCCTTCTGTCAAATTTTTGGTTAATGCGG TGCACACGATGGAAGAATTGAAACTTACTGGAAATCATCTGAAGGGTTCACGTCCTATCCTGACCTTTTCATCCAACTTTGATAAAAGCCCTCACTGGAAGCTTTTAAAAGAGATGATTTCTCAG ATATTTGGCACTCCAAAGGATCACCGGAAATCTAAGCCTTACCATGATCATGTATTTGTCTTCTCAATTGCTGATGACCACATATGGTTCCGGAATTACCAG ATATCATGTCCCCATGGTGGAGCACAGAAACTAGACCGTGGAGACTTGGAAAAGATGACATTGGTTGAG GTTGGCCCAAGATTCTGTCTGAATCCCATTAAGATATTTGGTGGCAGTTTTGGTGGTCCAACACTATATGAGAATCCATTTTATGTCTCACCAAACCAG ATTCGGTCATTGGATAAAAGGCAGAAGGCTGGAAAATATGCAAAGAAAGTTAAAGCCAAGACTAGGAGGAAGATGCACGAGCTGGAAAATCCCCTGGAAGTTgatgaatttgctgatatgtGGAATGAGTGA
- the LOC105177016 gene encoding protochlorophyllide reductase, with protein MALQAAALIPSAYPIHKEGKSGACLKDSSLFGVSLSDHVKADFTSAALKSKREFGSRKLPAVRVEAVATSPTFTPATVQGKKTLRKGSVIITGASSGLGLATAKALAESGKWHVIMACRDFLKAERAAKSVGMAKENYTIMHLDLASLDSVRQFVDNFKRSGRPLDVLVCNAAVYQPTAREPSYTADGFELSVGTNHLGHFLLSRLLLDDLKQSDYPSKRLIIVGSITGNTNTLAGNVPPKANLGDLRGLQGGLNGLNSSSMIDGADFDGAKAYKDSKVCNMLTMQEFHRRYHEDTGITFASLYPGCIATTGLFREHIPLFRLLFPPFQKFITKGFVSEEEAGKRLAQVVSDPSLTKSGVYWSWNKDSASFENQLSEEASDADKARKVWEISEKLVGLRD; from the exons ATGGCTTTACAGGCTGCTGCTCTGATCCCCTCTGCATATCCAATTCACAAAGag GGAAAATCCGGTGCATGTTTGAAGGATTCCAGTCTTTTTGGAGTTTCACTCTCAGACCATGTTAAGGCTGACTTTACTTCTGCTGCATTGAAATCCAAG AGAGAATTTGGCTCGAGGAAGTTACCGGCCGTTAGAGTAGAGGCGGTGGCAACGTCTCCAACTTTCACTCCGGCCACGGTCCAAGGGAAGAAAACTTTGAGGAAAGGCAGTGTGATCATCACCGGAGCCTCCTCCGGCTTAGGCCTGGCGACGGCTAAAGCCTTGGCGGAGAGCGGGAAATGGCATGTAATTATGGCCTGCAGGGACTTCCTCAAGGCTGAGAGAGCAGCAAAATCTGTTGGGATGGCCAAGGAAAATTATACCATCATGCATTTGGACCTTGCTTCACTTGATAGTGTGAGGCAGTTTGTCGATAACTTCAAGCGATCTGGCCGACCCCTCGACGTCTTGGTTTGTAATGCAGCAGTCTACCAACCGACTGCCAGGGAACCTTCGTATACAGCTGATGGGTTTGAGCTTAGTGTTGGGACTAACCATCTTGGCCACTTCCTTCTTTCAAGATTGCTGCTTGATGACTTGAAGCAGTCTGATTACCCGTCGAAGAGGCTCATAATCGTCGGCTCAATCACAG GGAATACAAATACCTTGGCTGGAAATGTACCTCCAAAGGCAAATCTTGGGGACTTGAGGGGACTCCAAGGAGGACTGAATGGGCTGAACAGCTCTTCCATGATAGACGGCGCAGACTTTGATGGTGCCAAGGCATACAAGGATAGCAAGGTCTGCAACATGCTGACCATGCAAGAATTTCACCGACGTTACCATGAGGATACTGGCATCACATTTGCTTCCTTATACCCCGGCTGCATAGCCACGACCGGGTTGTTCAGGGAGCACATTCCACTTTTCCGGCTGCTTTTCCCTCCATTCCAAAAGTTCATCACAAAGGGCTTTGTTTCAGAGGAAGAGGCTGGAAAAAGACTTGCACAG GTTGTGAGTGACCCAAGCTTGACAAAGTCAGGTGTGTACTGGAGCTGGAACAAGGACTCAGCTTCATTTGAGAACCAGTTGTCTGAGGAAGCCAGTGATGCCGATAAAGCACGTAAAGTGTGGGAAATTAGTGAGAAGCTCGTTGGTTTGCGTGACTAA